One region of Chryseobacterium sp. C-71 genomic DNA includes:
- a CDS encoding AAA family ATPase — translation MIPIQLTIEGLYSYQERQKINFENLTEAGLFGIFGSVGSGKSSILEAISFALYSETERLNARDKRAYNMMNLKSNKSYIEFDFINYENKKFRATREFRRNSKNFEDVKTPTVNFYEWKNESWIPLDHSNAEKIIGLSYANFKRTIIIPQGQFKEFLELGAADRTNMMKEIFSLQRFDLQNNVSALNAKNRSELDQLEGQLKGFEEVNEEQILVQKENLKTEQQKFEEVKIQFKNIEQKYQQLKNLKTDFESLKQKKTDFEKLSIQKTNIDELETKTELFDKVFRIFTPIITEKNKLQKEISEQLKNKEHQFKNLQETEGKFENIKNKLLAIQPKYEALHQSKIQENDLSLMLQMLTFSDEIETLKERTKKGSEKVKEVEENQKLIQQKAQELSKQIDFLKPKKLDSNLLLNVGNWFSEKKKLEESLKSQVEKINAKKLETERISEELKPFEINLETFKNDFKAQIETLENQKKTLSEKRNHLEVQQKLAHFASELHDGESCPLCGALEHPNIVEFDDVNSELNEIQKKIEQIETQKDQIQKQSLEIEKILDRKKIFEEQLKSEEEIVKQIQINIEEHLKSFIWTEFNAENQNDFEEKRQQSFSIEKQIDELNQKIGFEQKNLDKERENLDNYNKALEKFRLDEAKKEEQIKTNEANLKVLQWIDYREKTIADVEEIYIKLSQSNLETEQNYQQLIKEEKEISPKLAEQKTIVDQLEKRVTELEKESLENENILTKSLVDNNFNDENAVKNILLQEINVPDTRNIIQQFKIQFEIVKNDIINLEIKLKDFSFDEEQFAETENQFKAFEIDLKNANDSVVKITTEIERLEKEFKKKESLLKDLAQLQKRSENLKIMTNLFKGAGFVQYVSSIYLRQLCDHANVRFHRMTRNQLSLQLNESNDFEIVDYLNEGRSRSVKTLSGGQAFQVSLSLALALAESVQTNSQSEKNFFFIDEGFGTQDLESVNIVFETLMNLQKENRIVGIISHVEELKEKIPVSLHITKDEERGSLIEIV, via the coding sequence ATGATTCCAATTCAACTTACCATAGAAGGTCTTTACTCCTATCAGGAACGCCAGAAAATTAATTTTGAAAATCTTACAGAAGCTGGTTTATTTGGAATTTTCGGTTCGGTAGGTTCCGGAAAATCTTCTATTCTGGAAGCCATTTCTTTTGCATTATACAGCGAAACAGAACGTCTCAACGCAAGAGACAAACGTGCTTACAATATGATGAATTTGAAATCAAACAAATCGTATATCGAGTTTGATTTTATTAATTATGAGAATAAAAAATTCCGTGCGACAAGAGAATTCCGACGTAATTCTAAAAATTTCGAAGATGTAAAAACGCCCACGGTAAACTTTTACGAATGGAAAAATGAAAGCTGGATTCCTCTGGATCATTCTAATGCGGAAAAAATAATTGGATTGAGTTATGCGAATTTTAAGCGAACCATCATCATTCCGCAAGGTCAGTTTAAAGAATTTTTAGAGCTTGGCGCAGCTGACCGCACGAATATGATGAAGGAAATCTTCAGCCTGCAGCGTTTTGATTTACAGAATAATGTTTCAGCTTTAAATGCTAAAAACAGATCAGAGCTCGATCAGTTGGAAGGTCAGCTGAAAGGTTTTGAGGAAGTGAATGAAGAACAAATTTTGGTTCAAAAAGAAAATTTAAAAACTGAACAGCAGAAATTTGAAGAGGTAAAAATTCAGTTTAAAAATATTGAACAAAAATACCAGCAGCTTAAAAATTTAAAAACAGATTTTGAATCGCTGAAACAGAAAAAAACAGATTTTGAAAAACTTAGCATTCAAAAGACAAACATTGATGAATTAGAAACCAAAACTGAACTTTTTGATAAAGTTTTCAGAATCTTCACACCGATTATAACTGAAAAAAATAAGCTTCAGAAAGAAATTTCGGAGCAGTTGAAAAATAAAGAACATCAGTTTAAAAATTTACAGGAAACTGAAGGAAAATTTGAAAACATTAAAAATAAACTTTTGGCAATTCAGCCAAAATATGAAGCTTTACATCAATCAAAAATTCAGGAGAATGATTTGAGTCTGATGCTGCAAATGCTGACATTTTCAGACGAAATTGAAACTCTAAAAGAACGAACAAAAAAGGGCTCAGAAAAAGTAAAAGAAGTTGAAGAAAATCAAAAATTAATTCAGCAAAAAGCTCAGGAACTTTCTAAACAAATTGATTTCTTAAAGCCTAAAAAATTAGATTCTAATTTACTTTTAAATGTAGGAAATTGGTTTTCAGAAAAGAAAAAATTAGAAGAATCTTTAAAAAGTCAGGTAGAAAAAATCAATGCAAAAAAACTTGAAACTGAAAGAATTTCAGAGGAATTAAAACCTTTTGAAATCAATCTTGAAACCTTTAAAAATGATTTTAAAGCTCAGATTGAAACTTTAGAAAACCAGAAGAAAACACTTTCTGAAAAGCGAAATCATCTTGAAGTTCAACAAAAATTAGCACATTTTGCCAGTGAACTCCACGACGGAGAATCTTGTCCGCTTTGTGGTGCTTTGGAGCATCCAAATATTGTAGAATTTGACGATGTAAATTCAGAATTAAACGAAATTCAGAAAAAAATTGAACAGATTGAAACTCAAAAAGATCAAATTCAAAAACAATCTTTAGAAATCGAAAAAATACTTGACAGAAAAAAGATTTTTGAGGAACAATTGAAATCTGAAGAAGAGATTGTAAAGCAAATTCAAATCAACATTGAAGAACATTTAAAAAGCTTTATCTGGACAGAATTTAATGCTGAAAATCAAAATGATTTTGAAGAAAAACGTCAGCAATCTTTCTCAATAGAAAAACAAATCGATGAACTCAATCAAAAAATAGGTTTTGAACAAAAAAATCTGGATAAGGAAAGAGAAAATCTTGATAATTATAATAAGGCTTTAGAAAAATTCAGGCTTGATGAGGCAAAAAAAGAAGAGCAAATCAAAACAAATGAAGCTAATTTAAAAGTTTTGCAATGGATTGATTATAGAGAAAAAACAATTGCTGATGTTGAAGAAATTTACATTAAACTTTCGCAATCTAATCTCGAAACAGAACAGAATTATCAGCAATTAATTAAAGAAGAAAAAGAAATTTCGCCAAAATTAGCCGAGCAAAAAACAATTGTCGATCAATTAGAAAAGAGAGTTACAGAATTAGAAAAAGAGAGTTTAGAAAATGAAAATATTTTAACGAAATCCTTAGTTGATAATAATTTCAATGACGAAAATGCTGTTAAAAATATTCTACTGCAGGAAATTAATGTTCCGGACACGAGAAATATCATTCAGCAATTCAAAATTCAGTTTGAAATTGTAAAAAATGACATTATTAATCTGGAAATCAAGCTCAAAGATTTTTCATTTGATGAAGAACAGTTTGCAGAAACTGAAAATCAGTTTAAAGCTTTTGAAATTGATTTAAAAAATGCAAATGATTCTGTAGTAAAAATTACGACAGAAATCGAAAGACTGGAAAAAGAATTCAAGAAAAAAGAAAGTCTTTTAAAAGATTTAGCACAACTTCAAAAACGCTCAGAAAATCTGAAAATAATGACCAATCTCTTTAAAGGAGCAGGTTTTGTGCAGTACGTTTCTTCCATTTATCTTCGTCAGTTATGTGACCACGCCAATGTTCGTTTTCATCGAATGACAAGAAATCAACTAAGTTTACAGTTGAACGAAAGCAATGATTTTGAAATCGTTGATTATCTGAATGAAGGCCGAAGCCGAAGTGTAAAAACGCTTTCCGGCGGACAAGCTTTTCAGGTTTCATTGAGCCTTGCACTGGCTTTGGCCGAAAGTGTGCAGACGAATTCGCAATCGGAGAAAAATTTCTTTTTCATCGACGAAGGTTTTGGAACGCAAGATTTGGAATCGGTGAATATCGTCTTTGAAACACTGATGAATCTTCAGAAAGAAAACCGAATTGTGGGAATTATTTCTCATGTCGAAGAGCTGAAAGAGAAAATTCCGGTTTCACTACATATTACGAAAGATGAGGAAAGGGGAAGCTTGATTGAGATTGTGTAA
- a CDS encoding IS982 family transposase — MILKDQITNIFVQVDDFCKEFDFQIKHMKFQALGDQKKRRNRRSMMSDSEIITIMIGFHLGAHKTFKHYYQEIVCGYWNNLFPKALSYNRFIELQQRSFVVFALFLKEKCLGKCTGISFMDSTTLKVCRNQRIHNHKVFKGLAERGKSSMGWFYGFKLHLVCNEKGELLSFYITKGNIDDRNPKHIKKMTQQLFGKLFADKGYLSKALWEMLFADGIQLFTKLRKNMKNHIMKMEDKILLRKRAIIETINDELKNHCQVEHTRHRSVSNFMMNILGSLTAYCFFPKKPSLNLKKVNDGQLFLNFA, encoded by the coding sequence ATGATTTTGAAAGACCAAATTACAAATATTTTTGTACAAGTTGATGATTTCTGTAAAGAATTTGATTTCCAAATCAAACACATGAAATTTCAGGCGCTCGGCGACCAAAAGAAGAGAAGAAACAGAAGATCTATGATGTCGGATTCTGAAATTATTACGATTATGATTGGTTTTCATCTGGGTGCACACAAAACATTTAAGCATTATTATCAGGAAATAGTTTGTGGTTATTGGAATAATTTGTTTCCCAAAGCCCTTTCCTACAATAGATTTATAGAACTTCAGCAAAGAAGCTTTGTGGTTTTTGCCTTATTTTTGAAAGAAAAATGTCTGGGTAAATGTACTGGAATCAGCTTTATGGACAGCACAACTTTGAAAGTTTGCAGAAACCAAAGGATTCACAATCACAAAGTTTTCAAAGGTTTGGCAGAGCGAGGAAAATCTTCGATGGGTTGGTTTTATGGGTTTAAACTGCATTTGGTTTGTAATGAAAAGGGAGAACTTTTATCCTTTTATATAACGAAAGGAAATATTGATGACAGAAACCCAAAGCATATCAAAAAAATGACGCAGCAGCTTTTTGGAAAACTATTTGCCGATAAAGGATATCTTTCCAAGGCTCTTTGGGAAATGCTTTTTGCTGATGGAATCCAGCTTTTTACTAAACTTCGTAAGAATATGAAGAATCATATTATGAAAATGGAAGACAAAATTTTGCTCCGAAAAAGAGCCATCATTGAAACGATCAATGATGAATTAAAGAACCATTGTCAAGTGGAACATACTCGCCACAGAAGTGTTAGTAATTTTATGATGAATATTTTGGGGAGCTTAACTGCTTATTGTTTCTTCCCCAAAAAACCATCATTAAACTTAAAAAAAGTAAATGATGGTCAATTGTTTTTAAATTTTGCTTAA